In Alphaproteobacteria bacterium, one DNA window encodes the following:
- a CDS encoding 2-aminoethylphosphonate ABC transporter permease subunit has translation MADIAIAGTSRRESGLWIAPPLLVLAGLFFYPLSLIVRQALTGDHGPVSLDQFAAVIQSGLFVGALLHTIEIAIAASVGCLILGFTIALVLAFVPFPGSREVARFIDTFIALPTFLAALAFTFIYGSAGVLNRALIELFGFEQAPIDFLYSPSGVVLAEVTVYTPFVLRPLLAAFSLIDLAQLEVASSLGARSWRIIREIILPAAMPALLAGGSLCLLLTVNEFGIVLFIGAKGVITLPLLIYSKAIQESDYQA, from the coding sequence ATGGCTGATATCGCCATTGCGGGGACATCCCGCCGCGAAAGCGGGCTTTGGATAGCACCCCCGCTCCTCGTGCTGGCCGGCCTTTTCTTTTACCCCCTGTCTTTGATCGTGAGACAGGCGCTTACAGGCGATCACGGTCCTGTCTCGCTCGACCAGTTCGCCGCAGTGATCCAGTCCGGCCTTTTCGTGGGCGCCCTGCTCCACACGATCGAAATCGCGATTGCCGCGAGTGTTGGCTGTCTCATCCTCGGCTTCACGATAGCGCTCGTGCTGGCATTTGTACCTTTTCCCGGTTCGCGCGAGGTCGCCCGCTTTATCGACACATTCATAGCGCTGCCGACTTTTCTTGCGGCCCTCGCTTTCACCTTTATTTACGGCTCGGCCGGCGTGCTCAATCGCGCGTTGATCGAGCTGTTCGGCTTCGAGCAGGCGCCGATCGATTTCCTCTATTCGCCGTCGGGCGTGGTTCTTGCCGAAGTCACGGTCTACACGCCTTTCGTGCTGCGGCCGCTGCTGGCCGCTTTCTCTCTGATCGACCTGGCACAGCTCGAGGTCGCCAGCAGCCTCGGCGCGCGGTCCTGGCGCATCATTCGCGAAATCATCCTACCGGCCGCGATGCCGGCGTTGCTCGCCGGCGGCAGCCTTTGCCTTCTGCTCACGGTCAATGAGTTCGGCATCGTGCTGTTCATCGGCGCCAAGGGCGTCATCACCTTGCCGCTGCTCATCTATTCCAAGGCGATCCAGGAATCGGACTATCAGGCCG
- a CDS encoding ATP-binding cassette domain-containing protein — translation MSGAADGAAAHGASSKGEGIVFESITVAYRGTVVLDNFSLQIQRGEIMALIGPSGSGKTTALRAVAGFVRPRSGRVRIGDTDVTDLPPYDRGIGMVVQNYALFPHMKVEDNVAFGLRAKKADPGLIADRIRDCLRMVGMGKFVGRYPRELSGGQQQRVAIARALAVEPRVLLLDEPLSALDAQIRRSMVEELAKLHRDLPHLTVLYVTHDQTEALTLADRIAIMRDGRLSSFGPSRQLYRRPPNRFTAEFLGRANLLPVRVEGPDDLELVRVSFGGAALKAPAHPALGSGTECLLCVRPHDLRVASSLNGANRLSTTVTSVQWQGDHHAITLDCAGTLLRLVAAPLREPPEMGDSLEIGFDAVDGTLIAGDGTASHG, via the coding sequence CTGTCGGGCGCGGCGGACGGGGCCGCCGCGCATGGTGCCTCGTCGAAGGGCGAGGGTATCGTGTTCGAGAGCATCACCGTGGCGTACCGCGGCACGGTGGTGCTCGACAACTTCTCGCTGCAAATCCAACGCGGCGAAATCATGGCGCTTATCGGTCCGTCCGGGTCGGGCAAAACCACGGCCCTGCGCGCGGTCGCTGGTTTTGTGCGCCCGCGCTCGGGCCGAGTACGGATCGGCGATACCGATGTGACCGATCTCCCGCCCTACGATCGCGGCATCGGAATGGTCGTGCAAAATTATGCGCTTTTCCCCCACATGAAGGTCGAGGACAACGTTGCCTTCGGCCTGCGCGCGAAGAAGGCCGATCCCGGACTGATCGCCGATCGCATTCGGGATTGCCTGCGCATGGTCGGCATGGGGAAATTTGTCGGGCGGTATCCGCGCGAGTTGTCAGGCGGCCAACAGCAGCGCGTTGCGATTGCCCGGGCACTGGCGGTAGAGCCGCGCGTGTTGCTGCTCGACGAGCCCTTGTCGGCACTCGACGCGCAGATCCGGCGCTCGATGGTCGAGGAACTGGCGAAGCTCCACCGGGATTTGCCCCATTTGACCGTGCTCTATGTTACCCACGACCAGACCGAGGCGCTAACCCTTGCCGATCGCATTGCGATCATGCGCGATGGCCGACTGAGTTCGTTCGGCCCGTCTCGCCAGCTCTACCGGCGTCCGCCGAATCGCTTCACCGCCGAATTTCTCGGCCGCGCAAATCTGCTGCCGGTTCGCGTCGAGGGACCCGACGATCTCGAGCTTGTGCGCGTTAGCTTCGGCGGTGCTGCGCTGAAGGCACCGGCTCATCCGGCACTCGGCTCCGGAACGGAATGCTTGCTCTGCGTCCGGCCCCACGATCTTCGCGTGGCGAGTAGTCTCAATGGCGCCAATCGTTTAAGCACGACCGTGACGTCCGTGCAGTGGCAGGGCGACCATCACGCGATCACGCTCGACTGCGCCGGTACGCTTCTCCGGCTCGTTGCAGCCCCCCTGCGCGAGCCTCCGGAAATGGGCGATTCGCTCGAGATTGGATTCGACGCCGTCGACGGTACGCTGATCGCCGGCGACGGAACGGCTTCTCATGGCTGA
- a CDS encoding 2-aminoethylphosphonate ABC transporter substrate-binding protein produces the protein MLTKRLAAVAVGLALASAAPSWAAGVVTVYCADGLHDGTPNWYQNQFDAFTKATGIKVQYVEGGSGVVVERVAKEAANPQADVLVTLPPFIQKAAADGLLQPYTPAGADQVSAEQKDPHGLYLALVNNYMNFIYNASALKDQPKTFDDLLDPKFKGKIQYSTPGQAGDGTAVMIQVFHAFGGKDAGFDYLKKLQGNNVGPSSSTGKLTALVNKGELNVANGDLQMNVSQMSDNPNIRVFWPAGPDGQRSTFALPYYVGLVKGAPNADNGKKLIDFLLSKEAQSTVSSVAQGLPVRKDVTPTDDAFKNLHKMMEGVVVWTPDWSKVLTDLQGDVAKWHQVTGS, from the coding sequence ATGTTGACTAAAAGACTAGCAGCCGTCGCCGTGGGGCTCGCGTTGGCAAGCGCAGCACCCTCTTGGGCCGCCGGCGTGGTAACCGTCTACTGTGCGGATGGCCTGCATGACGGCACGCCGAATTGGTATCAGAACCAATTCGATGCCTTCACCAAGGCGACTGGCATCAAGGTGCAGTACGTCGAGGGCGGTTCCGGGGTCGTCGTCGAACGTGTTGCCAAAGAGGCCGCAAATCCTCAGGCCGATGTGCTCGTGACGTTGCCGCCGTTCATCCAAAAGGCAGCGGCGGACGGATTGCTCCAGCCCTATACGCCAGCCGGGGCCGATCAAGTGAGCGCCGAACAGAAGGACCCGCACGGGCTCTATCTGGCGCTCGTCAACAATTACATGAATTTCATATATAACGCTTCGGCTCTGAAGGACCAGCCGAAGACGTTCGACGATCTGCTCGATCCCAAATTCAAAGGCAAGATCCAGTATTCGACGCCGGGGCAGGCCGGAGACGGCACCGCCGTAATGATCCAAGTGTTCCATGCCTTCGGCGGCAAGGACGCTGGCTTCGACTACCTCAAAAAGTTGCAAGGGAACAATGTCGGCCCATCTTCTTCGACCGGCAAACTGACCGCACTTGTCAACAAGGGCGAGCTGAATGTCGCAAATGGCGATCTGCAGATGAACGTCTCGCAGATGTCGGACAACCCGAACATCCGTGTGTTTTGGCCAGCCGGGCCGGATGGCCAGCGTTCGACCTTTGCACTGCCCTATTATGTGGGGCTCGTGAAAGGTGCGCCTAACGCCGACAATGGCAAGAAGCTGATCGATTTCCTGTTGTCGAAAGAGGCGCAATCGACGGTCTCCTCGGTGGCGCAGGGCCTACCGGTGCGCAAGGATGTGACGCCGACCGATGACGCTTTCAAGAACCTTCACAAGATGATGGAGGGTGTCGTCGTTTGGACGCCGGATTGGTCGAAGGTCCTGACCGATCTTCAGGGCGACGTCGCCAAGTGGCATCAAGTAACAGGCAGTTAG
- a CDS encoding nuclear transport factor 2 family protein translates to MLAPTEVLSAILKNPTDLDHVRSLVTPDVTYVSLNYENPDLKKVMPWTGTSRGPESIVRTFSDVARYWEIQSFRPEALFGSEEFAAMFGRFTYRSIVLSRLVTSPFAIFAKVESGRCTYLQFMEDSFATAASFRSGGRWTFQSSPDGEEAII, encoded by the coding sequence ATGCTCGCTCCGACCGAAGTTCTTTCGGCGATATTGAAGAATCCAACTGACCTCGATCACGTTCGGTCACTCGTGACGCCGGACGTTACTTACGTATCGCTCAACTACGAAAACCCGGATCTAAAAAAGGTCATGCCCTGGACTGGGACGTCGCGTGGACCCGAAAGCATTGTCAGGACATTCTCGGATGTCGCTCGATATTGGGAGATTCAGTCTTTCAGGCCGGAGGCGCTGTTCGGGTCGGAGGAGTTCGCGGCAATGTTTGGCCGGTTCACGTATCGGTCCATTGTCTTATCCAGACTCGTAACGTCGCCGTTCGCGATATTCGCAAAGGTTGAGTCAGGCCGTTGCACATACCTCCAATTCATGGAAGACAGCTTTGCGACCGCGGCATCCTTCCGCAGCGGAGGGCGCTGGACGTTCCAAAGCAGCCCCGATGGCGAAGAAGCCATAATTTGA